The region tgtgtttttgttgttttgggggttGACTCACCATGTGCTCTCTCCTTTGCTAGGCAAACAGATTCAGGTGTTATCGGGCCACCTGCAATGGGTTTACTGCTGCTCCATCTCCCCTGACTGCAGCATGCTGTGCTCTGCAGCCGGAGAGAAGTCGGTAAGCCTCACACACTGGCTACTGTAGTCCATGTGAAGCTCTGAGGTGGGGAGGGTGTGTGCAAGCCACAGTCTTTCTGCCATTGGCCCCAGCAGAGGTTTCAGCCCTGAGTTGCCACTGTACCCTGAACCTGGAGAGGCTTTGAAGTAGGTCACTTCCATCATGGGCAGGTGTTTCCCTTGGCAAAATGCTGTACTcttaaatttctgtttcttttgggtCCAAGGTTTTAAAAGTTGCAACCCACATCAGATCCAAATTTCCTTTGAATTTGAATGTCTCATTTGAATTATTTGATGAAGCTTTCCAATTCAAATCATGCTTAGTACAGTTACTTGCTGAACTTTGTCCTGAGGTTGggccaggtttttcttttttaaaggtgttGGAAAACAAGAGCAAACAGTTTTGAGGACTTGGCTTCTGTTGAATTCTGACGTGTTCACTGACCTTTGCTATAACGGCTGAAATTAGAAGGGCTCACTGTTGGGGACGGCTCAGGTGGTTGGTCATTGGAGATTCGGAAGTGTGTGAAAAGGCGGCAGCATTTTCATGATTCTCAGGAAGGTTTAAAGGGATGCAATAGGTCAGACACATAAGCACTAAGGTTCTGAGGAAAGCTCAGGGTGCTAAAGGTCTAGATGGGGTGCCACTGCTTTGTCTGATGGGTCCAGGAAGGACCAGATGTCAGACcttagtttaaaattttaattttaattaattaattaatttggaagagagagagaatgggcacgccagagcctccagccactgcaagatgcatgcgccaccttgtgcatctggtttatgtgggtcctgggtaattgaactggggtcctttggctttgcaggcaaagaccttaaccgataagccatctctccagcccttttttttttttaggtagggtcccactctagcccaggctgacctggaattcactatgtagtctcaggctggccttgacctttcagcgatcctcctacctctgcctcctgagtgctgggattaaaggattaaaggcatgtgccaccatgcccggctctctccagccctttttaaatttttaattaaaaaaaaattgtgtatgtggggggaggaacacatacaccactttgcatcaagctttacatggatgctggggagtcaaacctaggtcagcaggctttgcttatgcaagtgcctttaatcactaagccatctccccagaccatatttttggttttaagttGTTCAAACAGGGCTCACAAGCCTCTGCCAGTTGTTGGAGCTCGGCTCCTGTTCTAAGGTGGTGTTGAGCATGTCTCCTAAGTTCTGTATCTAACACCCGTGGAGGGCTGTTGAAAAGCAGAGTTTGGGGGCTGGCCATGGGGCTCAGTTGTTGAAGaccctttttaaattaaatttatttatttatttggtttttcaaggtagagttgcactgtagcccaggctgacctggaatttactatgtaatctcaaggtggccttgatctTATGgcagtcttcttacctctgcctcccaagtgctgggattaaaggtgagtgccaccatgcccagcttaaagacctttctaaaaaaaatcattcttatttatatatttgagagagaaggaaggggagagagacagacagagacagagtcagacacagagacaatgggtgcaccaggacctccagccactgcaaatgaactccagacacatgcaccaccttgtgaatctggcttatatgggttctggggaattgaacctgggtcctttagctttgtagacaatgtcttaaccgctaagccatctctccagcctccccccccccttttagaTAGGAAGACACTTTACTTTTATTCTGTATAAACTATACCAGATTATTCTCTTTCATCCTCTTGCCCCAGCTCCCATTATcctggagccctcctcagtggagttttgGTATTCATTGTAgggtcatgaaggtctcagtTAGTCCCTGTGGAGTAGCTTGGGAGCATGTTAAAAGCTCTTTCGTACAAAACCTGCTGGcatggttcagtttcccagtacccatgcaaagccagatacacaaagtagcacatgagtctggatttcagtatgcagtggcaagagaggccctgatgtgcccatttctccctcccgccctctctctcaagtaggtaataaataaacatatgcatgtatatgtatgtgtatatatatatgtgtgtatatgtgtgtgtatatatatttttttaagacagagctTACCTGTCCCTGGCTGAGGGGGCGGGATAAGAGATTCTGGCGCCTTTCAGTGGAGTCCTGACCACTTTCTTTTCTGCCCTTCACAAGACCCGTTATTGTCCCCTCTCAGGTCTTTCTATGGAGCATGCGGTCCTACACTCTGATCCGGAAGCTAGAGGGCCACCAAAGCAGTGTTGTGTCTTGTGACTTCTCTCCTGACTCCGCCTTGCTTGTCACAGCTTCTTATGACACCAGCGTGATTATGTGGGACCCCTACACTGGCGAGAGGCTGAGGTCACTCCAGTAAGGACCGAATCCCTGCTACGAATTCCTTGTGGGGTGACTGATGAGAAACCTGCCCGGGATTACACCTGTCCCTTGTGGAGTCTGGGCCGGGGAGGGGACAGCCTCTCAGTGCCTTGTTGTGTTAAACCCTCTAAGTGAGACCTGTGTCTTCGAGTCTGTGCTTTAGGAGGCTGGCTGCACATCTTTGGATCTAGAGTATGAAGCCTCAAGGTGACTACTGCCATTTACTAATAACTGGAATATCAGGTTCAGAGCGATCCTCTGACCAAAACTCACTTCCAGTAAAAGTTTTCCTGATCTTACAAACTTGGCCTAATTTTTCCCTTAGTCTCTTGTTTTATGAAGCAAGTACTAGGTAGTCCTGTAATAATGTATCTCAGCCTTAAAAAGTCTTTCAGTTTGTACTTTGGTGTTTTAAGTGAGGGCTGACCTACTTTGCCCAAGGAAACTAGCACAAGGACTAGCTGGTAGCCCCTCCCCCCCTCAAGCCCACTTGGAGCTTCTAGGGGCCCTGCTTTCCAGTCTGCATGTGCCAAGGGCTTCTGTAAGGGGTTTGGTCTGATCTGGGGGTGAGGATGCTGGGGAGGGCGCTAGAATCCCAGGCTTACCTTTCTGTTTCTTTGCTCTGaagccacacccagcttgaccCTGCCATGGATGACAGTGATGTCCACATGAGCTCCCTGAGGTCCGTATGCTTCTCTCCTGAAGGCTTGTACCTGGCCACGGTGGCGGATGATAGGTGAGTTGGCCTCAGCCGGGGCGTGCAGGGCAGGCGTTCACCTGCAGGCCTCCAGGTCAGCTCATGTGTGCATGTCCTCTCTCCTGTCCAGGCTCCTCAGGATCTGGGCTCTGGAACTGAAGGCTCCAATTGCATTTGCTCCTATGACCAATGGTCTTTGTTGCACATTTTTTCCACATGGTGGAGTTATTGCCACAGGGTATGTATCTGTGAGCCGGAACAGATGGGTGGCAGTTTCTGTTGCACATaacatgcagtttttttttttaattttaattgacatCTTCtttacttacagataataaaccatatttccctcccccccccccacttcccctcacaactccgctctccatcatatcctttccttcttcccgttattatgagggtcttgtgtaggtattgctaggcactgagaagttgtggatatcaaggccaatttctgtctgaacattggcattgtaaggagtggcacccttcctttggctgttacattctttctgccacctcttctgcaatggaccctgagccttggagggtgtgatagagataccatgcagtttttttttcttttttttttttttttgaggtggggtttcactgtagcccaggctgacctgggattcattatgtagtctcaaggtagccttgaactaacaatgatccttctacctctgcctcccaagtgctgggattaaaggagtgtgccaccacacctggcaacatgAAGTTTTTTAAGAGAAGAAAACATCTAGACTTTTCTTGCCTAAGGAagttaaaaattacataaaattcaAGCATTCGATCATGCCAGAGTGTCACTTACTGTTACTAGTTGACCTAAATGTAATTAGAGACCTATAGTTCATGCAACCTAATAGCCCAAGTCAGCAAGGAAGCATTAGTGAAGGTGATGGAGAATTTATATGGAAAACTGTTCATGCTCATACCACCTTACAGATAACATCTGTAATTAGTAGGTGGAACTCTCTTTTAATTtgtgatactggggaactgagcccaggacATCACAATGGTAAGTCATCTACCATACTACCAACCCCTGCCTCTATtacttctgttgttttgttttgtttgtttttcaaggtagggtcttactgtagcccaggctaacctggaattcactatgtagtctcagggtggcctcgaactcaggcaatcctcctacctctacctcccgaatgctgggatgaaaggcgtgcaccaccatgcccagcctgcctCTATTACTTTTGAGCTGATAGGTAGGACTCTGCTGACAGACAGCACTTGATGTCAGAGGTAGTTTTTAAGACCAGGTCTCACTGTGGTGCCTTGGCCCAAGCCATCtacttgcctcagccttctaagtagctgggacacatgtatgtgccacatctAGTCATAGGAATCCTATCAGATAACTGTTATTATTCAGCACATAGTCTGTATGGCCCTTCCCAACCAGAGTCACATTTCAGTCTTAAGAGTCTATTTCTGGTGAAATCAGAAACACTATCCATTATAATGGAAGCACAAATGTCCAGGGCCCACTGAAAGGCACTGATTTCTGTTGTTTCAGGACAAGAGATGGCCACGTCCAGTTCTGGACTGCTCCAAGAGTCCTCTCCTCACTGAAGCACTTATGCCGGAAAGCTCTTCGAAGTTTCCTGACAACCTACCAAGTCCTAGCACTGCCAATCCCCAAGAAAATGAAAGAGTTCCTCACATACAGGACTTTTTAAGCAGCGCTGTCCATCCTGTTTTCTTTGTAGCAGAATCATCTTCCCCACAgaggagcagcaggagcagcGGACCAAACATCTGGTCTTGGTGCAATAGAACTGTGGGGTTGCGACTAGAATGTAGCGAGCCAGAGCCCCCTGGACCAGCACAGATCTTTATCCTGTGGCATGTGCAAGTCGGTCCTACTTGGGTGGGGGAAGAGTCTGCTCTGCGGCCACAGAGCCTTACCTTAAGTCTTTGTCTCTTGTGAACAGCCATCGTGGAATCTAGTTGTTTTAATACAAAGTGCAGTTTCTTGTAGTTTTGGTAATAAAAGCAAGGCCTCCAGAGCCTGTAGTGGTGGCAGCGTTCACACTTCTCAGCTGGGCAGTGACAGCTGCATAGCATAGTACCTGTCCCCTTGGTTGTGGACATTGGTAGCATAGCTAAGTTCCCCTGCTGGGGTCAGTTGTTTGCACATTGGCAAGTGCTTCTGACCAGCTGAGGGTCTGAACTGCAGGTGAATCAGGCTGTCCTGACCAAGACACTATTCTTGGCCTTTTTCTTTCTAAACagtggtgtgcatgtgcaggaAATGACAAATGTGTCAGATTACAAGGATATTTTCCTAAACTGCATGACTGTCCAACGGCTCTGAGCTGTCAATTGTAGGCCATTTATTAGCATCgtatttatttgtatgttctCAACAGATGTGAAGGTACAGCTGTGTTTTTTGCAAAGGTATCTGAACACCAGAGTACTTAACGGAGCAGTTGTGAAGATGTGTCTTAGTTGCGTGAAGAGTTGGTGGTGTCATCCCTTTGGCTCATACTCTTATGTCTGACATCTGTCTTGCTGCTTGACCTCATTGGATTCATCCGCCGAGTTCAACTCCCCCTAAGCAAACAGCTCCTCACGTACTGTTACTCGGTAGCATGCGGTGACCTGACTGACACCTCTTTCAGACTCTGCCTTAGGaaagttaatatattttaaattattttaaaggacaTGTAACATCTTTGGCTTAACGGATGCTCATGGAGGCAGTGTTCACATTGTACAGCGTGCTGACAATAGAGGGGCCTCCTCTGTTGCTTGAAGAAAGCATTTCAAAATGAGCCTTTCATTGAAGGAAAAACACTTTGTCTCCCGTTTCATTTTTCCACTAGGGGGAAGAAAGATCACCATTGAAAGCTAGCACAACGGGAGAGCTGGGAGTGGGTGGCCGACCCTTTAGTTACGGTTATCTTGAAATATTACCCACAGCACTGGCCACGGCTGTGTCCGGGTCCGAGGTGCATGTAACACCTCACCTATAGCTGACAGGCTGTCTTGTTCCCTTCACGATGACGTAGCTGTCCGGAGTTGTGGCTTGCCGCCTCCGCCCAGGCGCCCCTAAAGCATCGGCCCTACCTCTAGCTTAGGAGGTCAAAACTGAGCCACAGTTTTAACTGGATGTGAACTGTTTTTGTGTCAGGGTAAGGACCTGTGTGTGAAGACCTGACAGCTTTCTAAGGAGCAGCCTCCAAGGAAAGTTGATTCTGTGATACATGACAAGACCACCGCACAGAATTGATCGGAACCAAGCAAAGTGCTTTATTATTGCAAGGAAATTGACATGCAGCGAAATTGCCCTCAAAGAAACTAGAACATAAGCAGACTTCCCAGCAGATCAAAACAGGCCCCATCTGCACGCTCCCGCACTGAACACGTGGTGTACATAGCCACTAGGCCACAAAATACatactgtttttgaggtaggatctatctctctagtccaagttgacctagaactcactctgtagccctaggctggccttgaactcacagtggtcctacctttgcctcccaagcactgagattaaaagcatggaccactatgcctagctctcAAAGGCACAATTTGAagactattttctttcctttccacaATGAAACTTGGAACTTGCCGGCAAGCCTAAAAGGAGAAAAGACTATagaggtggatttttttttttttttttttttgtcttttgaggtagggtctcactctggcccatgctgacctggaattaactatgtagtcttaggctggcctcaaactcatggtgatcctcctaactctgccttccaggtcctgggattaaaggcattaccCAGCAATAGAAGTTTTTtgattgttgagacagggtctcactgttgctcaaCCTGGCTAGGAAtttatcttcctgccttagtctcctgagcACTGAAATTGTAAGTGTGGACATGGTACAAGGCAAAAAGaccaattttgaatttttattttattattgacttgcaagtgtgtgggggggaacattTGGGccccttgtcactgcaaacgaactccaggtgcatgcattattactttgcatttggctttacatgagtacttgggaatcaaacccaggctttgactgcaatagccttaactgctaagctatctctccatccccaaaatcTTTGGGCCAGAAGTCCATGCATACTGATTTAAAGTAGATACAATGAATGCCATAGAATAGCATAAATATAAATTTGGAGATGCTGACCTTGATTGAGATAGAAGACACTTGAAGCACATTAGATTTGACAGCTTTATGCTTCAGACCAAATGAGTACACCAACTTTCTGCCACTCCATCAACTGAAGTGTAAAAAGTCTTTAAAGCcaaaacagaaaacattaaaaaaaaacaaaaacctttttctGTTAAGACAGTCAGACAGCGTGTTGGTGGTTACATACATTAAAATCCCGTGGTACATTCCCGCTGCAAACAACCACAGAGCACTGTATCTGCCCACCCACACCTGAGCAGACACTTCAGGAAACATGACTGGCTTTACCCGGGTCCGGATGGATCCTCGGTTCTCCAGCCTCAGAGTATCTAGGCCTCTGTGACAATTAGGTCTCTGGTGACTTGGAATGCAGCAATGAGGGAGCTCAACTGAATCTTCTCGTTGGTGCCAACAGAAAGTCTGTACCTGAAAACAACCAAACCAAGGTTAAGAACAAAGGCGAGCCCAACCCTGGCTGGGGTGAAGAGCAGGGCAGCACAGCAGCTACTGGGTGCTCGAGGGCACGGCTGTGGGGAACGGCCTCGATCGTGTGAGTATCCCCGGCAGCTTCTTCCTTAACACTGGTTCAGGAATGTGATTCAAACTGCTAAGGAGAAGTTAAAACTTAAAAACTTACCAATAGTAGGCTCTGAATTTGTCTTTATTCTAGCTTTACACCTATGCAGAGTTCATGTGACAAGGGCTATTTTTCTGCATTAGGAAGAATCAGGACGGTTGAGATATCTGTGGCGTGGACAGTACAGCAGGACACTGGAGGTTAACCTTGCCACCTTTTCAGTGCCCAGCCACAGGAGCATTCCTACCGCAGCGATGACAAGTGACCTAatttggacactgcaagccaatGACTGTACATTGGAGCTGGCCTTTGCCAGCTTGAGCCCGATGCTCTCAACGATGGCTGCCAGCTTCACTGGGGGCTAATAACTGTTTACTGAGCTAGGCAAAGTGGAAAATTGAGTTTGTGTTTGCTTCCCCGCCCCCAGTATGCCAAAATGCCTTAATAACAGCTGGATGGCTGGTCGTCCTCAAGTGACCTAGATGTCTGATCTGAAGCTGGAATCCACTATAAGGGGAATATCCACGGAAGCAGCAGGGTTGAGCTGCTGAGACCCCTGGCTCAGACGTAAAGCTGGGTTTTCTCCTTTGAGCCTCCTCCACCCTCACATCACAGCCCACTTGGTACTGGGCTACCCCACAGAGAAGCGACGCGATGCAGACACAAAAGCTAGTCAGGCAAGTAGAAATCAAAACTGCCCAAAGGGCGGGCCAGTCAAAGAATCAAAGTTGGGGAAAATACTCACTCAATGTCTGCCATTTTGGTTAACAAATGTATTCGAACTGAAGATGGAAAGTCAACtgagggaaaaacaaaaataagtgagGACTGTTattccttacttaaaaaaaaaaaaagccacagaggAAAAGTGTGAGTTTAAACATGATATACAGATAATGGAACTtcctttgttttctgaagtagggttttactctagcccaggctcacctggaactgactatgtagtttcaggttggccttgaactcagtgatcttcctacttctgcctccccagtgcttgggttaaaggtgcatgccaccacgcctggctagaaaaTGGAACTTCTAATAAGTCTAGACAGCTAACAGGTGACAGTGAActtgtgagtttcaggctaacCACAAGCTAACCAAGGCAAGAAGCTGAAAATGGTGTAAGTTTCATTGGGTCTCCCCACCCCTACTATTTGGTGATTTTTCATAGTGTATTTAGTTGTTCTTTAAAAAAGgacacataggggctggagagagagggcttagtggctaagggcttgcctgtgaaacctaaggatcccggttctaggctcaattggagttcgtttgtagtggctggaggccttggtacacccattctctctatctgcctttttctcatataaataaaaaaatttttaaattaaaaataaaaagacacacacacatgtatgaccGCCACAATCCTAACATGGATGTACCAACATGAGCTCACTTTActgccccagtttttttttttttttttgattttttgaggtagggtctcactctggct is a window of Jaculus jaculus isolate mJacJac1 chromosome 13, mJacJac1.mat.Y.cur, whole genome shotgun sequence DNA encoding:
- the Wsb2 gene encoding WD repeat and SOCS box-containing protein 2 isoform X1: MLSPAPEEPLLLAELKPGRPHQFDWKSSCETWSVAFSPDGSWFAWSQGHCIVKLIPWPLEEQFIPKGFESKSRSSKNDPKGRGSPKEKTLDCGQIVWGLAFSPWPCPPTRKLWARLHPQVPDVSCLILATGLNDGQIKIWEVQTGLLLLNLSGHQDVVRDLSFTPSGSLILVSASRDKTLRIWDLNKHGKQIQVLSGHLQWVYCCSISPDCSMLCSAAGEKSVFLWSMRSYTLIRKLEGHQSSVVSCDFSPDSALLVTASYDTSVIMWDPYTGERLRSLHHTQLDPAMDDSDVHMSSLRSVCFSPEGLYLATVADDRLLRIWALELKAPIAFAPMTNGLCCTFFPHGGVIATGTRDGHVQFWTAPRVLSSLKHLCRKALRSFLTTYQVLALPIPKKMKEFLTYRTF
- the Wsb2 gene encoding WD repeat and SOCS box-containing protein 2 isoform X2, coding for MEAGEEPLLLAELKPGRPHQFDWKSSCETWSVAFSPDGSWFAWSQGHCIVKLIPWPLEEQFIPKGFESKSRSSKNDPKGRGSPKEKTLDCGQIVWGLAFSPWPCPPTRKLWARLHPQVPDVSCLILATGLNDGQIKIWEVQTGLLLLNLSGHQDVVRDLSFTPSGSLILVSASRDKTLRIWDLNKHGKQIQVLSGHLQWVYCCSISPDCSMLCSAAGEKSVFLWSMRSYTLIRKLEGHQSSVVSCDFSPDSALLVTASYDTSVIMWDPYTGERLRSLHHTQLDPAMDDSDVHMSSLRSVCFSPEGLYLATVADDRLLRIWALELKAPIAFAPMTNGLCCTFFPHGGVIATGTRDGHVQFWTAPRVLSSLKHLCRKALRSFLTTYQVLALPIPKKMKEFLTYRTF